A genomic segment from Legionella micdadei encodes:
- a CDS encoding phytanoyl-CoA dioxygenase family protein, whose product MDLSTSEIDFFFTHGYLVINGFFPESICETLRNRIHAIIAHHHQEIPITIFSTKSNEHAQNAYFLDSGDKIRFFFEPDAFDEQGQMIRPIEKSLNKIGHALHELDPVFRQYSRDLRIKAICQQLGFRKPSLLQSMYIFKQPNIGAEVNCHQDGTYLHAHNDEVLGFWFALEDATLDNGCLQVIPSPASTPLEKRMIREDDTVFFEEYRTTKWKEDQCIPLEVKQGSMIILHGRLPHKSNANQSNQSRHAYTLHAVDAVYPYPTTNWLRWPHGLPEW is encoded by the coding sequence ATGGATTTATCTACATCAGAGATCGATTTCTTTTTTACCCATGGCTACTTAGTAATTAACGGCTTTTTTCCTGAATCAATTTGCGAAACCTTGAGAAACCGTATTCACGCTATCATTGCCCATCATCATCAGGAAATTCCTATTACTATTTTTTCCACGAAATCCAATGAACATGCGCAAAATGCTTATTTTTTGGACTCAGGTGATAAAATCCGCTTCTTTTTTGAGCCCGATGCTTTTGATGAACAAGGGCAAATGATTCGGCCAATTGAAAAATCTTTAAACAAAATAGGCCATGCTCTGCATGAACTTGATCCAGTTTTTCGCCAATACTCAAGAGACTTACGGATTAAAGCAATCTGCCAGCAACTTGGTTTTCGAAAACCAAGCTTATTGCAGTCGATGTACATTTTTAAACAACCTAATATCGGAGCGGAAGTCAATTGTCATCAGGACGGTACTTATCTTCATGCCCACAATGATGAGGTGTTAGGGTTTTGGTTCGCGCTTGAAGACGCGACTTTGGATAACGGATGCTTACAAGTGATTCCTAGCCCGGCGTCAACGCCTTTAGAAAAGCGCATGATTCGTGAGGATGATACAGTCTTTTTTGAGGAATACCGCACGACAAAATGGAAAGAAGACCAGTGCATCCCTCTAGAGGTCAAGCAAGGCAGCATGATCATTTTGCACGGCCGCTTGCCTCATAAAAGCAATGCAAATCAGTCCAACCAATCCCGCCATGCGTATACTTTACATGCGGTTGATGCAGTTTATCCCTACCCAACAACAAATTGGCTACGCTGGCCCCATGGTTTGCCTGAGTGGTAG
- a CDS encoding cyclase family protein, which translates to MAKKFIDLSIYLENEVKSDPAGYQPEIEYLTHQQTVGELMHFFPGLTPADLPDSEAWAYERVNLITHNGTHLDAPYHFSTLMDKTKRAITVDEIPLEWCFQAGVKLDFRHFPDGYVVTKNDVQEELGRIQYELKPLDIVLINTRAGSRYGHDDYIHAGCGMGREATLYLLEQGVKITGTDGWSWDAPFSHTREKYLANKDASLIWEGHKASREISYCHLEKLHNLETLPPHGFMVCCFPVKIKNASAGWTRAVAILQD; encoded by the coding sequence ATGGCAAAAAAATTTATTGACCTTTCCATTTACTTGGAAAATGAAGTGAAATCAGACCCTGCTGGTTATCAGCCTGAGATTGAATATTTGACCCATCAACAAACTGTAGGAGAGTTGATGCATTTTTTCCCAGGCCTGACTCCTGCAGATTTACCTGATAGTGAGGCATGGGCTTACGAAAGGGTTAATTTGATCACCCACAATGGAACCCATCTAGATGCCCCTTATCATTTCTCCACACTGATGGATAAAACTAAGCGTGCCATCACCGTTGATGAAATTCCCCTGGAATGGTGTTTTCAAGCTGGCGTAAAACTGGATTTCCGCCATTTTCCTGACGGTTATGTGGTCACTAAAAACGATGTTCAGGAAGAGCTTGGGCGCATTCAATATGAGTTGAAACCCTTAGACATCGTGTTAATCAATACCCGTGCTGGCTCACGGTATGGCCATGATGATTATATCCACGCAGGTTGCGGCATGGGCCGGGAAGCCACACTCTATTTACTTGAGCAAGGGGTAAAAATTACGGGAACTGACGGCTGGAGCTGGGATGCCCCCTTTTCCCATACCCGAGAAAAATACTTAGCCAATAAAGATGCCTCTTTGATTTGGGAAGGGCATAAAGCCAGCCGCGAAATCAGTTATTGCCATTTGGAAAAACTCCATAATTTAGAAACCCTGCCTCCACACGGGTTTATGGTTTGTTGTTTTCCTGTCAAAATTAAAAATGCCTCAGCAGGTTGGACTCGTGCCGTCGCCATTTTGCAGGATTAA
- a CDS encoding VOC family protein — translation MSAKNTFCWTDIPVVDLDRAIHFYTAILGEPVQKIAEHGFEFGLLPHTEDNVSGCLVVMNNRKPSLDGPLVYLNVEGQLDRAIGEAKKLGAKVLQAKEQIGPYGHRAIVLDTEGNAIALYSKEA, via the coding sequence ATGAGTGCTAAAAATACATTTTGTTGGACAGACATCCCGGTGGTTGATTTGGATAGGGCAATCCATTTCTATACAGCAATTTTAGGTGAACCCGTACAAAAGATTGCTGAACATGGATTTGAATTTGGATTGTTGCCCCATACAGAGGACAATGTTTCAGGTTGTCTAGTCGTTATGAACAATAGAAAGCCGTCTTTGGATGGACCACTGGTTTATCTCAATGTCGAAGGCCAATTGGATAGGGCGATCGGGGAAGCAAAAAAGCTTGGTGCAAAGGTACTTCAAGCAAAAGAACAAATAGGGCCATATGGGCATAGGGCTATTGTTTTGGATACAGAAGGCAATGCAATTGCGTTATATTCTAAAGAAGCTTAA
- a CDS encoding Hpt domain-containing protein, with the protein MMSKLGQVSSKDNIRSSDEAEKKQLGTDLPSSEEELFLLDPYPLLDIDAGLANLGDASILHELLNIMTKQELPTELSEIQAAYTELDWDKIEKLAHKMKSGALYCGTIRLKLACQYLERYRKAGYTKLLNELYFQLIRVANETKQSINNWISTNLESPN; encoded by the coding sequence ATGATGAGTAAGCTAGGGCAAGTTTCTTCAAAGGATAATATAAGATCTTCTGATGAAGCAGAAAAAAAGCAGCTGGGAACTGATTTACCAAGCAGTGAAGAAGAACTCTTTCTTCTCGATCCTTACCCTTTGCTGGATATTGATGCAGGACTTGCTAACCTCGGTGATGCCTCAATTCTACATGAGCTGCTTAACATCATGACAAAACAAGAGTTGCCAACAGAATTAAGCGAAATTCAAGCAGCTTATACCGAGCTAGATTGGGATAAAATTGAAAAACTAGCTCATAAAATGAAAAGCGGAGCATTATATTGTGGCACGATCAGGCTTAAACTTGCTTGCCAATATTTGGAGCGTTATCGAAAAGCAGGCTACACTAAGCTATTAAACGAACTCTATTTCCAGTTAATTCGAGTAGCAAATGAGACTAAGCAATCGATTAATAACTGGATTTCGACCAATCTAGAGAGCCCTAATTAA
- a CDS encoding MFS transporter: MQKDQQRLLILSSLGGTLEFYDFIIFALFASYISNAFFPATDELVSLLITFATFAIGYLVRPLGGIIFGHFGDKIGRKTTFTVSILIMALATIGIGVIPTYSTIGIAAPLIVISLRILQGISIGGEIPGAITYVTESLPHRKGLACGVIFCALLFGIVLGSIVHAAILTFLPAEQMQAYGWRIPFIVGGIFGLLSYLLRKELHESSQFLAIEKSVEKFPIVTVFKQELSCVIAGGLIVALCAAIVTGLFLFNPAYFTKVLHLPMDAYIWERTAAIAFGSILSIFFGHLTDLFNLKKLVRLLTMLTACLAYPIFTIYVYHPNLYPLAFIASSLLLGLSAGIIPPLLSELFPTKIRYSGIAVSYNLGFAIFGGLTPFVSLSLIYYTGWVTTPALYLILVSLLAILSVAFLNRRHQLFNSEESCHPARNEGLPG, translated from the coding sequence GTGCAAAAAGACCAACAAAGATTGTTAATTCTTTCAAGCTTGGGCGGAACTTTAGAATTTTATGATTTCATTATTTTCGCCCTATTTGCCAGCTATATTTCTAACGCATTTTTCCCAGCAACGGACGAGCTTGTCAGCTTACTTATTACCTTTGCAACTTTCGCTATAGGTTATTTGGTGAGGCCGCTAGGAGGAATTATCTTCGGGCATTTTGGCGATAAAATTGGCCGCAAAACAACATTCACGGTCTCGATATTAATCATGGCACTTGCCACAATAGGCATAGGCGTTATACCCACTTACTCCACAATCGGGATAGCCGCCCCCCTTATTGTTATTAGTTTGCGAATTTTACAAGGCATTTCTATTGGCGGCGAAATTCCTGGTGCAATCACATACGTCACTGAATCGTTACCCCATCGTAAAGGCCTTGCCTGCGGGGTTATCTTCTGCGCCCTCCTTTTTGGGATTGTGTTAGGGTCAATCGTCCATGCAGCGATCTTAACATTTCTTCCTGCAGAACAAATGCAAGCTTACGGCTGGCGAATTCCGTTCATTGTCGGAGGAATTTTTGGATTGCTGAGTTATTTGCTGCGTAAAGAGTTGCACGAATCTTCCCAATTTTTAGCAATTGAAAAATCCGTTGAAAAATTTCCAATAGTCACCGTTTTTAAACAAGAATTAAGCTGTGTGATTGCAGGGGGACTCATTGTAGCGCTTTGTGCGGCTATTGTGACTGGGCTCTTCTTATTTAATCCGGCTTACTTCACCAAAGTTTTGCACTTACCAATGGATGCCTATATCTGGGAACGTACAGCCGCCATTGCTTTTGGCTCCATTTTGAGCATATTCTTCGGCCATTTAACTGACCTCTTCAATCTAAAAAAATTAGTCAGGCTCCTGACAATGCTGACTGCTTGTCTCGCATACCCTATCTTTACGATTTATGTGTATCATCCAAATCTCTACCCCCTTGCCTTTATTGCCAGCTCCTTATTACTTGGCCTGTCTGCGGGTATTATCCCACCTCTTCTTAGCGAATTATTTCCTACAAAAATCCGTTATAGTGGAATTGCTGTCAGTTATAATTTAGGCTTCGCTATTTTTGGAGGCTTGACTCCGTTTGTATCTTTATCCCTTATTTACTATACAGGTTGGGTCACTACCCCAGCGCTTTATTTAATCCTTGTTTCATTGCTGGCAATTCTTTCAGTAGCCTTTCTTAACCGAAGGCATCAACTATTTAATTCCGAAGAGAGTTGTCATCCCGCACGAAACGAGGGACTTCCCGGCTAG
- a CDS encoding cupin domain-containing protein, which yields MIRKYRTAAIKIAFLVGFVIPHAQAADATPSSGPETTVVNANPKIQKLLQDESANLAAEFPYRINLFKQGQVDKNSAGVRIAETANQLLSNNSGLLFYYEVVTDAMRVPHWHANATEIGTVLSGKMRVTIWEGAGNTKIYTVEKNGTWIIPKAKLHSLENVGQEKMKFLVVYDSPIAADRDFLTAWASLPDAILARAVGLSESDIASIKKTTVNRLSAFDPAASPEKGDMYSDLSNNFMTTKPLYQSELGSITRVDSKVNPHIDGMALQRTIMKPNVLRVPHWYTSGDVLLFVLRGDAFFTMMDNDGKVYHSLIHRGDLISIPVGNFHSFLNIGNEDLEIYEGFNRTDGINEITLMNGVQHFNLGTMAGATGLSKDLIKKIQQEKLESYMVKF from the coding sequence ATGATAAGGAAATATCGAACAGCAGCCATTAAGATTGCTTTTCTTGTTGGGTTTGTGATTCCACATGCCCAAGCAGCGGACGCAACTCCCTCATCAGGGCCTGAAACCACCGTTGTTAATGCTAATCCTAAAATTCAGAAACTATTGCAGGACGAATCAGCAAATTTAGCAGCAGAATTTCCTTATCGCATTAACCTATTTAAGCAAGGGCAGGTTGATAAGAATAGCGCAGGAGTAAGAATTGCGGAAACAGCAAATCAACTACTTTCTAATAATTCAGGCCTACTTTTTTATTATGAGGTGGTTACGGATGCCATGAGGGTTCCACATTGGCATGCTAATGCCACAGAAATTGGTACGGTCCTTAGTGGGAAGATGCGGGTGACAATTTGGGAGGGTGCTGGAAACACCAAGATATACACTGTGGAGAAGAATGGGACATGGATTATTCCTAAGGCCAAACTGCACTCGCTAGAAAATGTGGGACAGGAAAAGATGAAGTTTCTTGTCGTTTATGATTCGCCTATCGCTGCTGACAGGGATTTTCTAACTGCTTGGGCCTCATTACCTGATGCCATACTGGCACGTGCTGTTGGCCTTTCTGAAAGCGATATCGCCAGTATTAAAAAGACAACGGTTAACCGATTAAGTGCGTTTGATCCAGCAGCTTCGCCTGAGAAAGGTGATATGTATAGTGATTTGTCGAATAACTTTATGACTACAAAGCCGCTCTATCAATCAGAGTTAGGATCGATCACACGAGTGGATTCCAAAGTTAATCCACACATTGATGGAATGGCTCTGCAAAGGACGATCATGAAGCCAAACGTGTTACGCGTCCCTCATTGGTACACCTCAGGTGATGTCCTTTTATTTGTATTACGCGGTGACGCTTTCTTTACGATGATGGACAATGATGGGAAAGTGTATCACTCGCTTATTCATCGGGGTGATTTGATCTCCATTCCTGTCGGAAATTTTCATAGTTTCTTAAACATTGGTAATGAAGATTTGGAAATTTATGAAGGTTTCAATCGAACTGACGGAATTAATGAAATAACCTTGATGAATGGGGTACAGCACTTTAATTTAGGTACAATGGCAGGTGCTACAGGATTAAGCAAAGACCTGATTAAAAAAATACAACAAGAAAAGCTTGAGTCTTACATGGTTAAATTCTAA
- the letS gene encoding two-component system sensor histidine kinase LetS: protein MKRLGIKYQLRITTLIPVLLVALLFAVFFNGQFNKDLNQHMSRLGEAYIRQLLPAAQFAMLRNDSRTLQGLINASTVNPEVKALAFYNAQGQLLAYRGGKHSIHKPFKPPEFTGDYIESKQIKPYTINFTAPITIPKFNLYSTTPFKALTNPIALQADDILGWLSLDIDTQSMLIMQYRMYIVTIFIILLGLLMSLTIHYFLSKRIYLPISRLRRSMKQILSNEFETHINVSSPGELGIIERGCAHLQRQYLNIVNDLNHHIEVATADLQQSLELLEEKNIELSLEKKKAEEKSRQKSEFIANMSHEIRTPMNGVIGFTNVLLESKLDSLQLDYVKTIKSSAQDLLAIINDILDYSKMDAGKLHLDCIPLDIRACIDEVLALTAPNAHKKGVDLIPSTAVNVPKTVPGDPLRIKQIITNLVSNAVKFTDRGYVLIRTTIEQETEKDYTLCISVTDTGIGISGEDQTKLFNAFNQADTTITRRYGGSGLGLVICKKLVETMQGRITLTSEVNKGSTFAVRIKLEKLAAYEVEKHQSQRFDNLKALCYDDNPLYLEALCNGLGYWGIETVPVSSFNQLEAAFAKHSDCTLAFINVNEGCEKQIAQTLRKQSISCVLISKWLIHDPQALGAQAFLFKPISIQKLHETIEFLLNQASQTPATDHELDNLRSQLRIAHPELLIAEDNPVNRMLLNSLLSEHTNIETVDNGEEAVKACQSKRYNVILLDLQMPKINGLDAARLIRQESMLNKQTPIVVISANSSDLNKERLEKSGVDLCLQKPIDEKQLLNHLLLFLKKSKPAAIDWQLCVQKVSGNQALAEEFLARFVDELHKNREEFLQLLHDKNIKGLESAAHKLHGACCFCGVPHLQTQVIQLEKLAKRAKNIEELKPAFTELIKSIDEVIDEFNDLYQTNSSD from the coding sequence ATGAAAAGACTCGGCATCAAATACCAGCTGCGCATCACTACGTTAATACCAGTACTTTTGGTCGCCCTCCTCTTTGCCGTATTCTTTAATGGCCAATTTAATAAAGATTTAAATCAGCACATGTCACGTTTAGGTGAAGCATATATTCGCCAATTATTACCCGCTGCCCAATTCGCAATGTTGCGCAACGATAGTCGAACATTGCAAGGTTTAATCAATGCGTCAACAGTGAATCCCGAGGTCAAGGCCTTGGCCTTTTACAACGCCCAGGGACAATTGCTTGCGTATCGGGGGGGCAAACATTCCATTCATAAGCCTTTTAAACCACCGGAATTCACTGGTGATTATATTGAGAGCAAGCAAATCAAACCTTACACAATTAATTTCACTGCTCCTATCACCATTCCTAAGTTTAATCTTTATTCAACCACGCCCTTTAAAGCACTAACTAACCCTATTGCCTTGCAAGCCGATGATATTTTAGGTTGGCTTTCCCTTGATATTGACACGCAATCAATGCTTATCATGCAATATCGCATGTATATCGTGACCATTTTCATTATTTTGCTTGGCTTGCTAATGAGTTTAACCATCCATTATTTCTTATCCAAGCGAATCTACCTGCCTATTTCTCGTCTTAGACGCAGTATGAAACAAATCTTAAGTAATGAATTTGAAACGCACATTAATGTCTCAAGCCCAGGTGAATTAGGCATTATTGAGCGGGGTTGCGCCCATTTACAAAGACAGTACTTAAATATTGTTAATGATTTAAATCATCACATCGAAGTTGCAACCGCAGACTTGCAGCAAAGCTTAGAATTATTGGAAGAGAAAAATATTGAACTCTCATTAGAGAAGAAAAAAGCAGAGGAAAAAAGCAGGCAAAAATCAGAGTTTATTGCCAACATGAGTCATGAAATTCGCACCCCAATGAATGGGGTAATCGGATTTACTAACGTCTTACTCGAATCAAAATTAGATAGTCTGCAGCTTGATTACGTCAAAACAATTAAATCCTCTGCGCAAGATTTATTGGCCATCATTAACGATATTCTCGATTACTCTAAAATGGATGCCGGCAAATTGCATTTGGATTGTATACCCCTCGACATTCGTGCCTGCATCGATGAGGTATTAGCCCTCACTGCGCCTAATGCCCACAAAAAAGGAGTCGATTTAATCCCTTCAACGGCCGTAAATGTACCTAAAACAGTACCGGGCGATCCTTTGCGTATTAAACAGATTATTACCAATCTAGTCAGCAATGCCGTTAAGTTTACCGATCGAGGCTACGTGCTTATCCGTACTACGATTGAACAAGAGACGGAAAAGGATTATACGCTCTGTATCTCGGTTACCGACACTGGGATTGGCATTTCCGGTGAAGATCAAACCAAATTATTTAATGCATTTAACCAAGCAGACACAACAATCACCCGTCGCTACGGCGGGTCTGGCTTAGGCTTAGTCATCTGCAAAAAATTAGTTGAAACCATGCAGGGACGAATAACCCTAACAAGTGAAGTGAATAAAGGATCAACTTTTGCGGTACGAATCAAACTTGAAAAATTAGCTGCTTATGAAGTTGAAAAGCATCAAAGCCAGCGTTTCGATAATCTAAAAGCCCTTTGTTATGATGACAATCCCCTATATTTAGAGGCCCTGTGTAATGGATTAGGTTACTGGGGTATTGAAACTGTCCCTGTCAGTTCCTTTAATCAACTTGAAGCAGCCTTTGCTAAACACAGCGATTGCACGCTTGCCTTCATTAACGTGAATGAAGGTTGTGAAAAACAAATAGCTCAGACATTACGCAAACAGTCCATTTCTTGCGTGCTGATTTCTAAATGGCTTATCCATGATCCTCAAGCACTTGGCGCCCAGGCCTTCTTGTTCAAACCAATTAGTATTCAAAAACTGCATGAGACCATTGAATTTTTACTCAACCAAGCCTCGCAAACCCCTGCAACAGATCATGAACTAGACAACCTGCGGTCTCAACTTCGTATCGCCCATCCTGAATTGTTAATTGCAGAAGATAATCCAGTCAATCGCATGTTACTCAATTCGCTACTCAGCGAACACACAAATATTGAAACCGTGGATAATGGGGAGGAAGCAGTAAAAGCCTGTCAGAGTAAACGGTACAATGTCATTTTGCTTGATTTACAAATGCCCAAAATCAATGGACTCGATGCAGCACGCTTGATTCGCCAGGAATCCATGTTGAATAAGCAAACTCCAATTGTCGTCATCAGTGCAAATAGTTCGGATTTAAATAAAGAGCGGTTAGAAAAATCAGGTGTTGATCTCTGCTTGCAAAAGCCCATTGATGAAAAACAACTTCTTAACCATCTTTTGCTCTTTCTAAAAAAATCAAAACCAGCAGCCATTGATTGGCAGCTCTGCGTGCAAAAAGTTTCAGGAAATCAAGCTCTAGCTGAGGAATTTCTTGCTCGTTTCGTTGATGAATTACACAAAAATCGAGAAGAGTTCCTGCAATTATTACATGATAAAAACATCAAAGGATTGGAAAGTGCCGCCCATAAATTACATGGTGCTTGTTGTTTCTGTGGTGTACCCCATTTACAAACCCAAGTTATCCAGCTTGAAAAACTAGCTAAGCGCGCAAAAAATATCGAAGAATTAAAACCAGCGTTTACCGAACTTATTAAAAGTATTGATGAGGTTATTGATGAATTTAATGATCTCTATCAAACTAATTCCTCTGACTAA
- a CDS encoding 6-phosphofructokinase — protein MSIKNAIYAQSGGVTAVINASACGVIQTARLHPEKIGKVFAAQNGIIGALNEQLIDTSLESDADIAALMHTPSGAFGSCRYKLKDDGAEYERLLDVFKAHNIGYFFYNGGGDSQDTAHKVSKLSSKMGYPITCIGIPKTVDNDLPFTDNCPGFGSVAKYVAVSTLEAGFDVASMAASSTKVFILEVMGRHAGWIAAASGLAGHRVEEPPHIILFPEIPFESQRFLNKVKECVKNYGYCVVVVSEGIRNAEGKFLSEAGLRDAFGHAQLGGVAPVLAQLVKDELGYKYHWAVADYLQRAARHIASQVDVEQAYALGKAAVELAISGHNAIMPIIKREQDSPYRWSIGHVPLADVANQERAMPPEFIAPDGMGITESCRRYLAPLIQGEAYPPYKEGVPVYIRLKNKLAEQKL, from the coding sequence ATGTCAATTAAAAATGCAATTTATGCTCAATCCGGTGGAGTAACCGCTGTGATTAACGCTTCTGCTTGTGGCGTTATTCAAACAGCAAGATTACACCCAGAAAAAATAGGGAAAGTTTTTGCAGCGCAAAACGGTATCATTGGCGCTCTTAATGAGCAATTAATTGATACCTCGCTTGAATCTGACGCAGATATTGCCGCACTCATGCACACCCCCTCTGGCGCTTTTGGCTCATGCCGCTACAAATTAAAAGATGATGGTGCCGAATACGAGCGGTTGCTTGATGTTTTTAAAGCGCACAATATTGGCTATTTTTTCTACAACGGCGGGGGCGACTCACAAGATACCGCGCATAAGGTTTCCAAATTGAGCAGTAAAATGGGTTACCCCATTACCTGCATCGGAATTCCCAAAACGGTGGATAATGATTTACCCTTTACCGATAATTGCCCTGGTTTTGGATCTGTCGCCAAATATGTGGCCGTATCCACACTGGAAGCAGGATTTGATGTTGCATCAATGGCCGCCTCTTCAACAAAAGTGTTTATCCTTGAAGTGATGGGGCGCCATGCCGGTTGGATTGCTGCCGCAAGTGGTTTAGCAGGACATCGTGTAGAAGAACCGCCCCATATTATTTTATTCCCCGAAATTCCTTTCGAATCTCAACGCTTTCTCAATAAAGTTAAAGAATGCGTGAAAAATTACGGCTATTGCGTCGTTGTTGTTTCAGAAGGTATCCGTAATGCGGAGGGTAAATTTTTAAGCGAAGCTGGATTACGCGATGCTTTTGGGCATGCACAACTCGGTGGAGTAGCACCCGTGTTAGCCCAACTGGTTAAAGACGAGTTGGGATATAAATACCATTGGGCAGTCGCTGATTATTTACAACGTGCTGCCCGCCATATCGCCTCACAAGTCGATGTTGAACAAGCTTACGCCTTAGGCAAAGCAGCAGTTGAATTAGCGATCAGCGGCCATAATGCGATTATGCCTATTATTAAACGGGAACAGGATTCACCTTACCGCTGGTCAATAGGCCATGTTCCATTAGCTGATGTAGCTAACCAAGAGAGGGCGATGCCTCCAGAATTTATTGCCCCAGATGGCATGGGTATTACCGAATCTTGTCGACGTTATTTAGCCCCCTTGATTCAGGGAGAAGCTTATCCGCCTTATAAAGAAGGGGTACCCGTTTATATCAGGCTGAAAAACAAGTTAGCCGAGCAGAAGTTATAA
- a CDS encoding TcdA/TcdB catalytic glycosyltransferase domain-containing protein, translated as MAVLPKDLHFVWLGKVPDKQARENIMAWKNRNPDYTVRIWIDSELFLDPRQSALPGDETSLSSYDDYMELVRWARENQIIIADIARKPLISHPVIQHEHALYQEMPARDFFNDEIEGLYRNYAAASDMLRVEILFQRGGFYADAQDVHPGEFPLGDIDAPHGFLFNQANGTYNNDFLASVANGSIISAFREAIVQNYQALYQDPDLTAKHRNSKLGRFISFFGSGDYRVDTTSQTSGPQALAHLLKDLYFSYLYANELSFDPKFYSLPAEQAASWHDAEALSKVDNLNSILRNFVVDFFIAEIEKKMDLLNTAIKKEKKWFRRTDQSKVENLDRTVSLLTQLKHNLKVIPAEYGLEEIYSAATSELNIDRVAIKEFLTQMKQAFLLTEQVIEFADARLHNEEISIEHYFSFIKEVTFFKNHDFNALLRMPDEVGTEDFTRWLVPSDTHLEAK; from the coding sequence ATGGCTGTTTTGCCGAAAGACTTACATTTTGTCTGGTTGGGCAAAGTTCCCGATAAACAAGCGCGTGAGAATATCATGGCTTGGAAAAATAGAAATCCTGATTATACCGTAAGAATTTGGATTGATTCCGAACTTTTTCTTGATCCAAGGCAATCAGCATTACCTGGGGATGAAACCTCTCTCTCAAGTTATGACGATTATATGGAGCTCGTTCGATGGGCAAGAGAAAACCAAATTATTATTGCTGATATTGCCAGAAAACCACTTATCTCCCATCCAGTTATTCAACATGAACATGCCCTGTATCAGGAAATGCCTGCCAGGGATTTTTTTAATGACGAAATTGAAGGTTTATATCGAAATTATGCAGCAGCATCAGATATGTTACGTGTCGAAATTTTATTTCAACGAGGGGGCTTTTACGCTGATGCACAAGATGTGCATCCAGGAGAATTCCCTTTGGGCGATATAGATGCACCGCATGGTTTTTTATTTAATCAAGCCAATGGTACTTATAATAACGATTTTCTCGCGAGTGTGGCTAACGGTAGCATTATCTCTGCATTCCGTGAAGCGATTGTGCAAAATTATCAAGCCCTTTACCAGGATCCTGATCTCACCGCAAAACATCGTAATTCAAAATTAGGGCGGTTCATTTCTTTTTTTGGCTCTGGCGACTACCGCGTCGACACAACTTCACAAACAAGTGGGCCTCAAGCCTTAGCCCATTTGCTTAAAGATTTATACTTTTCTTACCTGTATGCCAATGAATTGAGTTTTGATCCAAAGTTTTACTCCTTACCTGCTGAACAGGCAGCAAGTTGGCATGATGCAGAAGCGTTATCTAAAGTAGATAACTTAAACAGCATATTAAGAAATTTTGTAGTGGATTTTTTTATTGCGGAGATCGAGAAGAAAATGGATTTATTGAATACCGCAATTAAAAAGGAGAAGAAGTGGTTTAGACGTACAGACCAATCTAAAGTGGAAAACCTAGATAGAACTGTCTCTCTTTTAACTCAATTGAAGCACAACTTAAAAGTCATTCCTGCGGAATACGGTTTAGAAGAAATTTATTCCGCCGCAACAAGTGAATTGAACATAGACAGAGTTGCAATCAAGGAATTTTTAACCCAGATGAAACAAGCGTTCTTATTAACTGAACAAGTCATTGAATTTGCCGATGCGCGTCTTCATAACGAAGAGATAAGCATCGAGCATTATTTTTCGTTTATTAAAGAAGTAACTTTCTTTAAAAACCATGATTTCAATGCGCTGCTAAGAATGCCTGATGAGGTCGGTACTGAGGATTTTACCCGCTGGTTAGTTCCATCTGACACTCATCTCGAGGCTAAATGA